TCGCTGATCGAAAGCGATGACTTTTGCTCCCGCCTCTGCGGCCCATTGAATGATACCGCGGCCCATGGCACCAGTTCCAACGACTGCGACAGTAAACATACGATTATCCACCAAATTATCTCATTACGGTTGAATTCTCAGCCACGCTTTATTTCCGAATGCTGCTTATGCGCATGGACGACTGTTGCCCTCAAGGGAGAGGTTATCGGCGGTTTTGCTGTCGATCGGCCGCGACCACTGCCGCTCGGGCGGGTGCATATCCAGGCAATCCCGTCATACGGTGGATTGCGGCCGATACATCGAAATGACGCGAGAGGCCACCTCGTGTTACCCGCTCAATCGGGCCGTCTGGATATCCGAGGCCCAGGCAACATGTCTTGTCCATGTCCTCGGCCGAGGCGAGGCCTTCATCGAGAAATCGCAACGCATCATTGTATTTCGGACGAACCAATCGATCCACGATGCGTCCGGGCAAATCTGCACAGATTACTGTTCGAAAACCTGCCTGCTCGAATATTGCTCGAGCACTATCCACCGCTGCCGCAGAGGTTTTCGGTTGACGTGCAATTTCTATCAGATTTGAAGGTGCATCTGAACCGTTTCTATATCGCGCAAATCCTACGACGTTGGAGCCTTCACGACCCGAATCCTCTCCTGTGTGGAAGCCGAGGCATTCGGTGCCCAGTTCAACGATTACCGCAACTTTCGCAGGGGCAGGTGAAAATGCTCCGCCGAGGCATACAGTAACCTCTCCACCATCAGTGGCTCTGGTCAAAAATGCATCGCCCAACGGAAATGAACGGCTCTCGTTTTCTGATTCTATCGAGAAGGATTTAGCCTCAGTTGAGGGAGCACGCTGCTGGCCGGTCAACAAGCCTCTGCCAGACTTGTTTCCAAGACGACCGGCCGCTACCATTCGTCTCAGGATGGGAGGCACAGCCGCACGAGGATCCTGCGTGATGGGATGGAAAGCCTCCCCCAGACGTATTTGTGTATCGAGACCAATCAGGTCCAGCAGCGTGCATGGACCCATTTTGTAGCCGAGCGCTACACATATTGCGGTATCAATGTCCTCAGGTGCGCACAGCCCGGCCTCGATCGCGCGCAGGACGTCGTTGTTGAAAGGAACCAGCAATGCGTTCAGGATAAATCCTGGCTTGTCCTGGGTTTCGATCGGCAGTTGTCCAGCGGCTTCGGTCCAGGCCCGCGCAGCCCGAAAAGTTTCATCAGAGGTATTGATGCCTCGCGACATTTCGATCAGTTTCATCAGTTCAGCAGGCAGGCAAAAGTGCATACCCACGACCCGGTCTTCGCGACCGCAGCCGCTGGCGATTTCGGTGATCGACAGGGTGGAGGTGTTTGAAGCGAAGATCGTCTCCGGCTTGCATATCGCGTCAAGACGCGAAAACAGTTGCCGTTTCGCATCAAGATCCTCGAATATGGCTTCAACGATCAGGTCACACTCGGTCAGCGCGCTCAGATCCGTTTCGTCCTTCATACGCCGCATGATCTCAGTTTGCTGAGCTGCCGTCATGCGGCCACGTTCGACGGATTTGGAGAAGAACCTCTCAGCCTGGGCTCGCGCATGTGTCAGGCCCTCGATCGACTGATCGAAGCATATCGTCTCATACCCGGCGCGCGCTGCAACTCTTGCGATACCGCTTCCCATCGTGCCGCCAGCACCACATACGCCAACCCTCAAGATTTTACTCATTTGGAAACGAAACTCCGTCCTATCAGCTGCCTGTGAATTTGATTGGTGCCTTCCCAGATCTGGGTGATTTTCGCGTCACGCATCAAACGTTCCGCGCGATAGTCCTGGCAGTAGCCGTACCCGCCATAGAACTGGACGCATTCGATCGTCATTTTCATCGCCAGGTCGCTCGCTCTCAATTTGGCGACTGACGCGGCCAGTCCGATATCCTCTTCGCCCTCGTCAACCAGGGCTGCAACATGGTCGATCCACCGTTCAACCATGACAAGCTCGCATGCGAGATCAGCAAGGGTGAATTGGTTGCCCTGATACTCGAGAACGCGTTTGCCCCCTTGCGCCCGCTCATTTCCATAGGCGATCATGTCTTTGAATGCCGCACGTGCAATTCCACGTGCATGAGCCGCGATCGAAGGTCGCGACTTGTTAAGCGATGCGAAAAGAATCTTTAGGCCGTCGCCCGGCACACCAATCAGGTTGGCGCGCGGGACACGGCAATCATCGAAAGCGATTGTGCAGGTCGATGAGCCGTTATGGCCCATTTTGTGTTCTTTCGAAACTACGGAGAAGCCAGGCGTGCCCTTCTCGAATATCAGGACCGAGATCGCCTTTTTAGGATCATCGATTTCCGCCCACTTGCCAAAAAGCAGGTAAAGATCCGCAACGTCGCCGTTGGAGATGAATGTCTTCGATCCGCGAATGATGATCTCATCGCCATCAGGTGTGAAGCTTGTTTTCATGCCGGTTGCGTCCGAACCTGCCGAGGGCTCAGTAATCGCAAGGGCACCAAGCCCCCCTTCCGCAATTCTGGGTAACAGACGTTCTTGCTGCTCGAGGTTACCGAACTGAACCAAAGGCTTCATACCATGGAAGTTCGTCGCATAGATGATGCCCGTGGAGGCACATGCTTCTGAGATGATCGAGACAATCTCGAGATAAAGAGCATATGACATGGGAACCCCCCCGAATGCCTCGGGGACAAAAATGGCATTAAGTCCCAAATCGTTGAGTGCCTTGATGTTCTGCCAAGGGAACTCGCCTGTGCGATCAATATGAGCAGCATTGGGGGCGATAACCCTGTCTGAAACCCGCTGAACTTGTTCCAGCATCTGTTGTTCGATGTCGGTCCAACGCCGGGCATCGGAAATCTGTTGGTATAGCTTCATCAGTGATTAATTCCTTGGCCGCCGTCGATGTAGATGGTCTCGCCGGTAAGATACGCAATGTTCTCGATTATCAGTGATGCAACGAGCTGGGCTACGCTGTGGGGCTTTCCAGGGGCGCCGGTTGGAATGCGTGACCCCATCCATGCCTGCACCTTGGCCTTCGCGAGGTAATCTCTGTTCAAGTCCGTCTCAATGTATCCCGGAGCGACGTTTATGACGCCAATACTGTGGCGCGCCCACTCAACCGCCATAACCCTGGTCATTGCCCCCACCGCTGCTTTTGAAGCGCAGTATGCAAGATTGTCTGGTGCGCCGATGCGGTCAAAGAAGGACCCTATGTTGATGATGGTGCCACCATTGTCTTTGAGGTGCGGAAAGACCTCGCGAGCGGCAACCATGACAGCCGTCGCGTTCAATGCGATCGTCCTGTTAAAGTCGGCCACGGTGACAGCGGCTGCGGGCGCACTGGTGTGGACGCCAGCGTTATTCACCAATCCGGCGATGGGACCGCGCTCGGCGATTGTGACCATTGCCTGCCTGACAGCTTCTTCGTCCGTCATGTCACACCTGATCTGATGACCCGCAGTGCCGTCGCCAGACCGGGATAGGCAAACGACATCGCGACCCCGGCGGATCAGTTCGCCTGCGATGGCAAGCCCAATGCCTTTCGAACCTCCGGTAACAATTATCTGACCCTCAGGCATCCTTGAACTCCGGTTTACGTTTTTCTTCGAAAGCTGCCATACCCTCTTCTGCGTCAGCAGTGCGGTACGCCATTGTCGAAAGCTCCGCCTCGACTTGCAGGCCTTCGTGAAGCGTAAGATCGCCGGCGCGCTGTATCGCGCGGCGGGCGAAGTTGAGAGCTGGCAAACTGAAACCCGAGAAGCGGCGCGCGAAGGCGAGACCGGCATCCATCAGATTGCCCTCCACAACCTGATGGACAAGGCCAATCTGGGCGGCTTCCTCCGCTTTCACCGAACGCCCAGTGAGGATCATTTCCAGGGCGCGTCCTTCGCCGATCAATCGGGGCAATCTTTGAGTGCCACCATATCCTGGAATAAGTCCAAGCTTGACCTCAGGCAGACCAAAAACCGCATTGGGCGAGCAGAGACGAAATGTTGCCGCCAGGGCGAACTCCATGCCACCGCCGAACGCATAGCCTTCAACAAGTGCCACGGAGGGCACTGGAAAACGATCGAGCTTCGAGAAGATGCTCTGACCAAGTTCAGATCCGCGCAATTGCTCCGCGAGCGATCTGTTGCGCAGTTCCTTTATGTCAGCACCCGCACAAAAGGCCCGGTCGCCGGCGCCGGTCAGCAACAATGCACGAATGTCAGAAAGAGAAGCGGCTTCATCGATCGCCTCACCGATCTGGCCAAGGATATCAAACGAAAGGGCATTGAGTGCATCGGCGCGGTCGAGCGTCAGTAGCGCAAACTCATCCAGTCGCTCGAGTTTTACATGAGTCGTCAACGCTTGTTCCTCGCTTGAAATCGAACTGGTAATGGCGTGATCTCGGCGTTTCCGGCCATCTCGATCAGGCGCCGTTTAAGAACTTTCCCGCTGGTGGTTAGCGGAAAGCTTTCCATGGCGACATGCCATTCAGGCATATCGAACTTGGACAGACCTTCCTGAGCCAGATGTTTGAGCAGATCGCTGGACGAGACCTTGCCTATCGTCGCCAGACACACTTGCTCGCCGAGGCGATCATTTCGCACAGGAAAAACGGCTGCACCGGAAATGTTGGGATGGGTCAGCGCCATTGCTTCGATGCGTGACGGGTAGATATTGTGGCCACCGCGAATGATGACATCTTTCAAGCGCCCTTCAATCCGAAGATTACCCAAGGCATCAAGCGAGCCGAGGTCTCCCGACATCATGTAGCCGTGCTTGTTGAAGACTTGCTCGGTCGAGCGTTGATCCCCGAAATAGCCAAGCATCAGTGCCGCACCGCGGCCACCGATCTCGCCCGTAGCGCCCTGCGGCAGTTCACGGTCAATGTTCTCGGGATCCCAGATTTTGACTTCGTAGGATCGACCGCCACGACCACAGGTCGATACGGCAATATTGAGCGGATCGCCCGGATGCGTGAATTGATGCGACGAGTTTTCGGTCATCCCGTAAACGTTCTGAGGTGAAATACCCTGCTGCGAGAACGCGCGTGCGATGGCATCGGGAATAGGTGCCCCGGCCATATAGAAAATGCGCACGGAACCGAGATCTTTTATACCGCGCAATTGCTGCTCGGCGAGAATATCCATTGCGTGAGTCGGCACCCCCAAAACGTAAGATGCGTTTGTTTCAATGATCCAGTCCAACCGGCTCAACCCGCTTGGAGGGTCATCGACCACAAGCTCCGCCCCAATGACCAGCCATTGCCCCACGGCCACCCAGGCGATGTGATGTGAAAGCGGACTTAACGTAAGTATCACATCGCTGCCCGAAATCTTCCACTCCCGGCTCAAGTCTCTGGCGTTGGCCAGAATCGTATTGGACGAGTGCATCACACACTTCGGTCGGCCGGTAGTTCCGGACGTGAATGCAAGGTAGGATACCGTGTCGGAATTGGCGTGATAGGTCTCCTGCAATTGCGTTATGTAAAGTGGCATGTTTGTCGGCTTATAGACCTTCTTCAGGAAAGGCAGTCTCTCGAGCATGCTGGACATGTCGTGCCTGTCAGCGTCGGCTCCCCATCCGTCTTCCGTAACGAGCGCACTTACCTGTAATTCAGTAAGCATGTCGATCACCTCGGCGCAGGTGAAAGTGCGATGGAGCGACGGATTGCAGGCTGCACCGACGCGCGAACAGGCAAGAAATGTGACAATCGCTTCGACACGATTTGACATCCATATCGAAACCCGGTCGCCCGCACCGATCTCGCGCTCAATGAAGTCGTCGGCAAGAGCATCGACTCTTGCTTTGAGACTGCGCCAGTCCAGATGAATGCGGCCATCCCGAAGGGCTTTGGCGGAGGGCATGTTGTTGGCATGCTTCCGCAAAAGAGAGTAGAAGGTGTCAGACGTCCAGAGACCTTGCTCGTAATAGGTGCGAGCGGTCGTGGGATCGTGCAATGTGAGGTGTGGACGCATCGTTCCCTCTAGCGACCGAATTTTGTTGGGTCAGGCTTCCGCTTTTCATTGAACGAGGCACTCAGTTCATCGTGCTCGTCGGTTGTTAGATACTGACTGAGAAGCAAATCATGCGTGACACGCGACAAGCCGGCAACACCGCCGTGACGCGCATTGAAGGCGCCCTTGATTGAAGCAAGCGCAAAAGCGCCGCGTTCAGCGATCTCAAGTGCAAACTCCCGGGTGCGCTCTTTCAGTTCGGAGTCAGGAACGACACGGTTGATCAGCCCCATCTGCTTCGCCTCAGTGGCAGAAATCTTCGGGTTTGCGTACCAGATTTCCTTAGCCCGCTTTTTGCCGACCAGATCCTCGAGGTACCACGTACCGTAACCAGCATCGAACGAGCCCATCATAGGTCCGACCTGCCTGAATACCGCTGATTCCTTGGCAATGGTGACGTCACAAACCATTTGCAGAACGTTGCCGCCGCCAACAGCAAAGCCATTGACCGACGCAATCACCGGCTTTTGCAGCCGGTCAATCGCTTCGTATATCTCCAACGTCGGGAGCACGCCGGCATAGAGGCGCGTATCCTCCATGCCGGATTTCTCACCTCCAATACAGAAAAAGCGATCGCCGGCACCCGTTAAAACAAGCACCCGAGTGCGCGTTTCGCGTCGGATCGCTTCGATGCAATCTCTGATCTCATGGCACATCGTCTCGGTGAACATATTGCCTTTATCAGGTCTGTTCAACGTAATCGTGCCAATTGGACCGTCTTCATCGTACGTGATTTGCGTGTATGTCATCTTTGCTATCCAAAGTGCTTTTCGTGATTGTTTCACTGTGCTTCAGCTCAGAGAGAACTTCCTCTGTGTGTTGACCAAGCAACGGAGGAGCTGATCTGGGAACAGCTGCGGTATCATTTATACGAATGCCGAGCCCGACTTGCGGGACGAGCCGGTCACCATCCTTCAGCGTGAAAAACATCCCACGGTCCTGCAGCGGACCATCGTGTGCGGTTTGATCGACACGATTGATCGGACCCGCCGGAACGCGCGCGCCGGCAAAAAGATCGAGCCATTCCTGCCGTGTTTTCGTGCGAAGGATCGATTGTATTCGGATGACGATTTCTGCGCGATGATCCCGGCGTGCTGCGTTTGTGGCAAATTCTGCTCGCGAGCCCCAGGTAGCGTCATCGACTGCTGCCCAGAACCGCGTCCAGATGGCGTTTGATCCGATGCCCAGGTTGATCGGCTCGTCGGCGGTATCAAAACTCTGATAAATCGCTATAACGCTGTCGGTTCCCCCAGACCGGATGGGCACTTCTCCCGAACCGAAATAACTGATGATCCGGCATGCGAGCAGACGCGTCATGCTCTCAACCAAACTGACATCGATCTTGGCACCCTTACCTGTCTTTTGGCGAGAGAAGAGTGCAGCCATGGCGGCCATTGCAGCATCCTGACCTGCGAGCATATCCGCAGCGGGAGCGCCCACTTTCTGGGGTGCACCGCCTGCGGCACCAGTCACATCCATAATGCCGGAATATCCCTCGGCGATCAGATCGTACGATGTGAGCTCCGACCGGGCCCCGTCCAGACCGAAGCCCGTGATCGAGACGAAGACGAGATTACTCTTGATCTTGCTGAGCGTCTCATAGTCAAGGTTGAACTTGCGCTGGATATCCGGCGGCTGGTTGGTGACGACGACGTCGGCGCTTTCAATCAGCGCGAGCAAATCAGCCCGCCCTGCCTCTTTTCTGATGTCGAGAACGACGCTCTTTTTGTTGCGGTTGACGGCGGTGAACCACAATGCCTGATCGTCAAGAAACGGAGGCCCCCATGCGCGAGCATCATCACCCTCCGGACGCTCGACCTTGATGACCTCGGCTCCAAAGTCAGACAGCAGCATCGTCGCGTAAGGTCCGGCAATCGAAGTCGTCAGGTCAACCACTCGGCAGCCGGAAAGGAAATCACACCCCACTCCAGCATCAATAAGAGGCAGTTGGCGCCACGGCATTTGGTTCTCTGCACGGACCGTTCCAGCCAAAGTCTTCTCCTTTGCGTCTCTTCGTTATGAGAACCGCAAGACGCATGCCAAAAGACTGCGGGGGAAGCTTATTCTCCCAACTTTTTGTAGAGATAGCTTCGTGAAATCCCGAGGTGCTCGGCGACCTTCTTTTTGTTACCGTTAAAGCGCGCCATCGCCTCGGTCATCAGGTCGTGCTCGTACCTATCCAGTGCGGTCCGCAAGGTGCCGCCTGACGCATCGTTGATTACCACTTCCGCTTTCGCCGGTTCAGGCTTTCGCTGCCCAGCCGCGTCGGAAAAGTTTGAAAGTCGCAGGCGACCGTGCTCACTGAATACGAAGGCACGTTCCACGACATGGCGCAGTTCGCGCACGTTTCCAGGCCATGGTCGTTCGGTCAGATAATCGAACACATCGCTGTCAACCTCGGGAACATCTTTGCCATATTGTGCCGCCAACTCATTGACGAACGAGGAGACCAAGAGCGGGATGTCCTCAAGGCGCTCGGCGAGCGTCGGCATGGGGATAACGAACGGGCTTATTCTGTAATAAAGGTCCAGCCGAAACTGCCCCTGTTCGACGGACTCTTCGAGGTTGCGGTTGGTTGCCGAGCACAGACGGAAGTCAACTTTCCTGGGTTTATCACCCCCGACACGCTCGACGACGCGATCCTGCAAGACGCGCAAGAGCTTCGACTGAACCTCGATCGGCATATCGCCGATCTCGTCGAGGAAGATTGTACCCTTGTCTGCCTGCTCGAACTTGCCCAACCGACCCTTCTGATCGGCGCCGGTGAAGGAACCCGGTTCGTAACCAAACAGTTCGCTCTCGACAAGCTGCGCGGGAAGGGCTGCAGCATTGACCGTTACGAGCCGGTTGTCCCGGCGCGAACTCATGATGTGCAACGCTTTGGCGACAAGTTCCTTACCAGTCCCGCTTTCGCCCTGGATCAATACCGGGATGTCGAGAGGAGCAACTTTCCTGATCAGGTCTCTAAGTTTCAGCACGGCGGGACTTTGACCGATGATCGCTTCAAGCGCACTCTCGCCGCGCGAGTGTTCCTTCGCTTCATTGCGGTAGGTTTCAATTTCGCGTTCGAGAGTGTTGACGCGGCGCGAAAGCGCCTCCACCTGCTGCGGGCCTTTGAACATTACCCGGCCGATCGCGCCAACCACGTCGCCATTGTGTCGAATGGGATGACGGGAAACGACCCTCTCGCGTCCATTCATTTTCTGGATCTGGCCTACTTCCGCGACGCCAGTTCGAACAACGTGATGCAGCCTGGTGTTTTCAATCACATCGCGGACCTTCTTCCCCACACCTTCCCCAGCCTTTAGACCGAAAAACTTCTCGTGGATTGGTGACACAAAGACCAAGCGTTCTTTCGCGTCAATTACCGCCATGGCGTCGAATGGGTCTGTTAGCAGATGTTCAATGATGTCGTTGGCAAACTCGACATTGAGAAAGAATTGTAATGACGTTTCTCCCGCTTCTCCCAGCATTATGGCAATTCGCGTCTTTTGTGAGGAGACGACGAGGACGATATGATTTGCATCAACAAGCCTTATAATCCCCAGCTTGCGAGCCTCCGCCTCTTTCAGCCATCCGGCGTCAGATAACATCGCTCGCACCCGGGGATCGGACGCGGCTCCCGAGTGGAAGGCTAGCTTTCCGCTCGGATCAATCAACGCTAACCCGCGAATACCATTTTCGGAACCCGACATAGAACCTCCCTGTCTCCCGCGCGTACACGTTCTATCGTTGTCGGCGGAATTTGTTCTTACTGAAGACATACACCCGGTTTGCTGACCTACGCAATATGCGACAATCTGGCGGAAGAGGAGGTGGCATGGATGTTGCAGAGTAAAGGTGTCCGATCAACGCGTGGGAGCGATCGGTCAGGGGAAATGGCGGCTGGAAAAAGCGCCGGGAGGATAAGATGAATATTAACATGACGGTCAACGCGAGCGTCCGCCAGACGCAACAGTTGACACGGCAAGCGATACAAGCAGTTGAGATGCTGGAATTAGGGCAGGGCGAATTGGAGGATTTCCTGCACGATCAATGCGAACGCAATCCCTTGCTCAGTTTGGAGCCCGCGCCGGATGCGGATACCGCACCGTCTCGTCTAAGTACCCCCGGGCGGCAGCAATCGAACCCAGCGGTCGCCGCCAATAGCGATCGTCTCTACTCTCTGGAAGCAGTGTTACGCTACCAGATCAGCCTACGGGAACATCTCCAGCAGCAAGTGACATTGGCTGGCCTGCCAGCGAACACACTCGCAGCAGCTCAAACTATTATCGACTATCTGGAACCCGACGGCTATTTTCGGCAAGATATAGGCGAGATGGCTGATCTGACAGATTTGCCTATTTGTGACCTCGAACGCGCTCTTGACGAAGTGCAGAAGCTTGAGCCGGTCGGCGTTGGCGCACGAAATCTAAAAGAGTGCCTCTCTCTGCAGCTTCTCGATAAAGGGCCTGTCAGCGAGAGCATGGCGGCATTGATTGACAATCTCCACATACTTGAGCGCGGTGAAGTCGCTCAGCTTTGTCGTCGATGCCAGATCACCACGAATGAACTGTCAGAACTACTGCATCAACTTCGTCAACTGGAGCCCAAGCCGGGGCGTGCCTTTGAGCTTGATCCTGTCTGCCCAGCGTTGCCGGACATTCTGGTGACGACTCATGGCAGTGAGCGCATCCGCGTCGAAATGAACCCGGAACTCCTGCCTCGTCTGCTGCTCGATCAGGAGTATTATGAAGATCTATCTTTGAGGACCAACCGCAACGAAGAGAAGGAGTTTCTCCGCAACTGCCTTCGTGATGCACGTCATCTTGTACGCAACCTCAATCAGCGGACTGTCACAATGCTGAAAATAGCGAGTGCGGTAGTGCGTCATCAGGAGCAGTTTTTTCGCCTTGGCGACGAAGGATTTCGCCCGTTGTCCCAGCGGCAGATTGCTCTGGCATTAAAAGTGCACGAGTCTACGGTCAGCCGGGCGATCGCCAACAAAAGCCTGCTCTGCGACCGCGGGCTTTTTGCCCTCAAATCGTTTTTCTCTGACGGGGTCGGGTCGGAAGACGGCGAGGAAGAATTGGCGTCGACCGTTATCCGTCATCGGATCAAGACACTCACCGCGGAAGAAACGGCCGACAACGTGCTGTCGGACGATGCAATTGTCTCAATGCTGAAACGCGACGGGGTGGGAGTCGCGAGACGAACGGTTGCGAAATATCGAAGCCAAATGCGTATCCCCTCATCGGCACAACGAAAGCGTAACCTGCAACTTCGCCAGCTTGTCCCCTGCCGGCCATAGCAAGGTTGCGACCTCTCCACCTCGAAAACGGGCAATAGATTATGGTTGAAAGCAATCCCAATGAACCACCCTTGAAAGACCTTCTTGTTCTTGATTTCAGCACCTTGCTGCCCGGGCCTATGGCGACGCTTATCCTGCGGGATGCGGGCGCGAATGTGATCAAGATTGAGCGCCCGCATGTGGGCGACGAAATGCGAACGTATGTGCCTGCGGTCGACGGAGAAAGCATCAATTTTGCGATTCTCAATCGTGGCAAGGAGAGCCTTGAGATTGATTTGAAGAAATCTGGTGCGCGGGAGATGCTCTTGCCGCTCATTCAACGCGCCGATGTGATTGTCGAACAGTTCCGCCCGGGCGTGATGGAACGGCTTGGTCTCGGTTACGAAGCTGTCAAGGCAATCAAAAAGGACATCATTTATTGTTCGATCACCGGGTGGGGCCAGTCCGGATCAAAAGCGACGGAAGCTGGCCATGATCTCAATTATCTGGCGGAAACCGGAGTGCTTGGTCTCACTATCGGCTCTGATGGTGCGCCAATCCTTCCTCCGATTCTGGCCGCCGATGTTGCCGGCGGCACTTATCCCGCAGTCATCAACATTCTACTGGCCCTACGCCGTCGCGACCGCACGGGCGAGGGCGCTTGGCTTGATGTCGCGATGGGCGAAAATCTCTTTCCTTTCCTCTACTGGGCGTTGGGCAATGCCAATGCTCTCGATCAGTGGCCGGTCACTGGCGGAGAAACGGTTACAGGAGGCTCACCGCGCTATCATATCTATCGTACGCGCGACGGTCGCTATATTGCGGCTGCGCCGCTTGAGGATAAATTCTGGGCCAATTTCGTCGCGGTTCTGGAACTCCCGCCCGAACTTGCCGATGACAGCCGTAATCCGGTTGCGTCGCGCGATGCCGTGGCATCACGAATTATATCGAAGGATGCTTCGGAGTGGATGGAGGCCTTTGCCGGGCGGGAAGTATGCTGCTCGGTGGTGCTGACGCTAGAAGAAGCGGTGCGAGATCCCCACTGGACGTCACGCGGCACCTTCGACAACAGGCTGGAAATTTCAAGCCACATTCTTCCGGCTCTGCCGTCAATCGTCGTACCTGGGTTACGTGAGCCCACAATCTTGCCCAGCGCGCCCGTGTTGGGGGCTTCAAACGCCGTGCATTTCAAACAGCCGGTCTGACTTACAGCTGACCACCTTTACGAAAAGCGATCAAACCGAAGATCCAGCGCCAGACCGTTTCGGACACTTATCGGGAACTGCACCGGCTCGGAGTGCGATGGCATGGTGTTTGCGTATTGTGAGCCGACAGGATGATTGTCATCTCGTCGTTCGATGGCCGTATGCCCCGTTCGTGTTCGTGACTGACTTAGCTGCAATGGCACACACTTATGTGGAGCGCCAAAATCACGCTTATGCAGACGCCGCAGCGGAGATTGTGACGAGAAAGGAGCCTCAATGTACCAAAATCAACACGAATGCGTTTTTGATGTTGTCATCGCCGGAAGCGGCGCCGCCGGCTTGACTGCTGCGGTGACCGCGGCCGAGCGGGGATTTTCTGTTCTGGTGTTGGAAAGCACTGACAAATGGGGTGGCACCTCCGCAATATCGGGCGGAGGTGTTTGGATTCCCAACACGCGCCCGGCCAGAGAAAAGGGTCTGAAGGACAGCCGCGAAGAGGCACTCACTTACCTGCAAGAACTGGTCGGTGACCATGGTCCTGCCACTTCACAGCCACGCCTCGAAACCTTTGTGGATCGCGGTCCCGAGATGGTGGACTATCTGGAGCGGCTTGGCTTCCCGTGGGTCTCGATCCCGCGCTATCCAGATTACCATCCCGAAAAGCCGGGCGGCAAGATCGGGCGGACGCTCGAAGCAGCCTTGTTCAACGGGAAAAAACTTGGCAAGTGGCTAAAAACACTGCGGACGTCTGATGCGATGCCGCCTGTGGAATTCGCAACCACGCTGGCACCGAACATGCTGCTCGTCACTCATTCGCTGAAGGGCTTTAGCACCGCTATAAGGGTGATGATGCTGAATGCTTTTTGGCGTGGCACCGGTCGCACACCTCTGTCCCGCGGCAAGTCGCTGGTTGCCGGATTATGGACCATTGCAGAAAAACACGGCGCCGAGTTGTGGTTGAATGCGCCTTACGAGAGGATCCTCTTCGATGAAGATCGAGCCGTCGGGTTGGAGGTGTCGCGGGAAGGCAAACGTATAGTCGTGAAAGCCCGCAAAGCCGTGGTGCTGGCCACCGGAGGCTTTTCCCTAAACGCCGGGCTGCGCAGAAAATACCACAATCTGCCGACCGTGCATTCCGTGGCCCCTACGGGGCTTGATGGCAAGGCCATTGAAGATGGCTTCACCATAGGTGCCGACATGGGATTGATGGACACGGCTTGGTGGATGCCGACTGTCCTCGACCAGGAGGGAGGAAGTGACATGTTGGCAATTGAGCGTAACATGC
The genomic region above belongs to Ochrobactrum quorumnocens and contains:
- a CDS encoding CaiB/BaiF CoA transferase family protein — protein: MAGTVRAENQMPWRQLPLIDAGVGCDFLSGCRVVDLTTSIAGPYATMLLSDFGAEVIKVERPEGDDARAWGPPFLDDQALWFTAVNRNKKSVVLDIRKEAGRADLLALIESADVVVTNQPPDIQRKFNLDYETLSKIKSNLVFVSITGFGLDGARSELTSYDLIAEGYSGIMDVTGAAGGAPQKVGAPAADMLAGQDAAMAAMAALFSRQKTGKGAKIDVSLVESMTRLLACRIISYFGSGEVPIRSGGTDSVIAIYQSFDTADEPINLGIGSNAIWTRFWAAVDDATWGSRAEFATNAARRDHRAEIVIRIQSILRTKTRQEWLDLFAGARVPAGPINRVDQTAHDGPLQDRGMFFTLKDGDRLVPQVGLGIRINDTAAVPRSAPPLLGQHTEEVLSELKHSETITKSTLDSKDDIHANHVR
- a CDS encoding sigma-54 interaction domain-containing protein, whose product is MSGSENGIRGLALIDPSGKLAFHSGAASDPRVRAMLSDAGWLKEAEARKLGIIRLVDANHIVLVVSSQKTRIAIMLGEAGETSLQFFLNVEFANDIIEHLLTDPFDAMAVIDAKERLVFVSPIHEKFFGLKAGEGVGKKVRDVIENTRLHHVVRTGVAEVGQIQKMNGRERVVSRHPIRHNGDVVGAIGRVMFKGPQQVEALSRRVNTLEREIETYRNEAKEHSRGESALEAIIGQSPAVLKLRDLIRKVAPLDIPVLIQGESGTGKELVAKALHIMSSRRDNRLVTVNAAALPAQLVESELFGYEPGSFTGADQKGRLGKFEQADKGTIFLDEIGDMPIEVQSKLLRVLQDRVVERVGGDKPRKVDFRLCSATNRNLEESVEQGQFRLDLYYRISPFVIPMPTLAERLEDIPLLVSSFVNELAAQYGKDVPEVDSDVFDYLTERPWPGNVRELRHVVERAFVFSEHGRLRLSNFSDAAGQRKPEPAKAEVVINDASGGTLRTALDRYEHDLMTEAMARFNGNKKKVAEHLGISRSYLYKKLGE
- a CDS encoding enoyl-CoA hydratase-related protein; translation: MTYTQITYDEDGPIGTITLNRPDKGNMFTETMCHEIRDCIEAIRRETRTRVLVLTGAGDRFFCIGGEKSGMEDTRLYAGVLPTLEIYEAIDRLQKPVIASVNGFAVGGGNVLQMVCDVTIAKESAVFRQVGPMMGSFDAGYGTWYLEDLVGKKRAKEIWYANPKISATEAKQMGLINRVVPDSELKERTREFALEIAERGAFALASIKGAFNARHGGVAGLSRVTHDLLLSQYLTTDEHDELSASFNEKRKPDPTKFGR
- the rpoN gene encoding RNA polymerase factor sigma-54 — its product is MNINMTVNASVRQTQQLTRQAIQAVEMLELGQGELEDFLHDQCERNPLLSLEPAPDADTAPSRLSTPGRQQSNPAVAANSDRLYSLEAVLRYQISLREHLQQQVTLAGLPANTLAAAQTIIDYLEPDGYFRQDIGEMADLTDLPICDLERALDEVQKLEPVGVGARNLKECLSLQLLDKGPVSESMAALIDNLHILERGEVAQLCRRCQITTNELSELLHQLRQLEPKPGRAFELDPVCPALPDILVTTHGSERIRVEMNPELLPRLLLDQEYYEDLSLRTNRNEEKEFLRNCLRDARHLVRNLNQRTVTMLKIASAVVRHQEQFFRLGDEGFRPLSQRQIALALKVHESTVSRAIANKSLLCDRGLFALKSFFSDGVGSEDGEEELASTVIRHRIKTLTAEETADNVLSDDAIVSMLKRDGVGVARRTVAKYRSQMRIPSSAQRKRNLQLRQLVPCRP
- a CDS encoding CaiB/BaiF CoA transferase family protein: MVESNPNEPPLKDLLVLDFSTLLPGPMATLILRDAGANVIKIERPHVGDEMRTYVPAVDGESINFAILNRGKESLEIDLKKSGAREMLLPLIQRADVIVEQFRPGVMERLGLGYEAVKAIKKDIIYCSITGWGQSGSKATEAGHDLNYLAETGVLGLTIGSDGAPILPPILAADVAGGTYPAVINILLALRRRDRTGEGAWLDVAMGENLFPFLYWALGNANALDQWPVTGGETVTGGSPRYHIYRTRDGRYIAAAPLEDKFWANFVAVLELPPELADDSRNPVASRDAVASRIISKDASEWMEAFAGREVCCSVVLTLEEAVRDPHWTSRGTFDNRLEISSHILPALPSIVVPGLREPTILPSAPVLGASNAVHFKQPV